In one window of Pseudomonadota bacterium DNA:
- a CDS encoding universal stress protein has protein sequence MTFKNILVPCDLTKSSQKALDIAISMISKDMGEITLIHVIEKIEGIEDEDLISFYQKLKNRAQKKMDEIALDYKNHGIPVKTEISIGKRVPDIIRAVQEHKIDLIILKSHKIEEVRTGEGWATISYKIAILAPCPVMMVK, from the coding sequence ATGACATTTAAAAATATTCTTGTCCCTTGTGATCTTACCAAAAGCAGCCAAAAAGCTCTTGATATAGCAATCTCTATGATTTCAAAAGATATGGGAGAAATTACGCTAATCCATGTGATTGAAAAGATAGAGGGCATTGAGGATGAAGATCTTATAAGCTTTTACCAAAAACTGAAAAACCGCGCTCAGAAGAAAATGGATGAAATAGCGCTTGATTATAAAAATCATGGCATTCCCGTTAAAACGGAAATTTCAATTGGTAAACGAGTGCCGGATATTATAAGGGCTGTTCAGGAGCATAAAATTGATCTTATAATTTTAAAATCACATAAGATAGAAGAAGTTCGTACAGGCGAAGGGTGGGCCACTATAAGCTATAAAATTGCGATATTAGCTCCATGCCCAGTTATGATGGTTAAATAA
- a CDS encoding DUF748 domain-containing protein gives MPKKIVIGTLVFIVVYTVFGFFILPSILKSILTKNLTESLHRTVSIEDIKTNPYIISAKVKGLVIKDQQNQDIFASIAELYINAQIESLLKKALVIKEISVSKPYVNIIHKTSQQYNFSDLIQENGAKEDTKKEPFRFYLGNIQVSGGQINFFDLPKNKQHKASDISFALLFLSNMKKSDDIFVQPYFRANINGTALVIEGKSKPFAGSLETVFNINLKGIEIPYYMDYLPKEIEVKIPSGTLDAQANIEYIQPRDKSPAFHVSGTLGLNNLKIYDTKDLPLIFISGLSIKIADIAFPERNAHLSGIDITNPELYIRRDKSGEINLNAIIRKINAQETEAKTESQPFPIQIDQVKLKSGNLYFLDESTSDPVNLAADNLNISAHNIDTTKGGMAELSCRLNKKGMISTKAIFAIDPLKCDSEISIEGMEPAWVQSYFTDQIRVIVTKGRVSTKGTFTMKQDNMKHPQISYKGSAVLSDFASVDKENKDDFFKINTLNFNTLDAGFNPTYVDIKEISLNDFFAGIVVNADGKLNLNNVVKQDQNSTIPRKEENNKSIEKIRIGKVSVNNGNIRFVDRSINPNYSTELVNIKGSITGLTSLETEAAKVELSGKLDNTSPLSITGSINPLKDDLFVDLHTSFKDIDLSSESPYSGKYMGYTINKGKLSLDLKYLINKKKLDSQNDVFIDQFTFGNSVDSPDATSLPVSLAVSLLKDYQGKINLKLPVSGRTDDPEFSVWKVIVKMLVNLVGKAATSPFSLLTSLYPGADQLSNVNFDFGTADLSPQSEDKLQLLQKILTDKPLVSLEVKGYADKDKDRQAIIQYLFEKKKLSIDHIQVTESDLKFLAEQRARQVKNFLQKSQQINPERIFLVEAELISKEKSEGAGAAYVGLNLK, from the coding sequence ATGCCCAAAAAAATCGTAATCGGAACGCTTGTTTTTATTGTTGTTTATACCGTTTTCGGATTTTTTATTCTTCCTTCCATTCTAAAGTCCATACTAACCAAAAACCTTACTGAAAGCCTCCACCGCACAGTCTCAATTGAGGATATAAAAACCAATCCTTACATAATATCTGCTAAGGTAAAAGGCCTTGTCATTAAAGATCAGCAGAATCAGGATATATTTGCATCAATAGCCGAACTCTATATAAATGCTCAGATTGAATCCTTGCTCAAAAAAGCTTTAGTTATTAAAGAAATAAGTGTATCCAAACCCTATGTAAACATCATACATAAAACTTCACAGCAATATAATTTTTCAGACCTTATTCAGGAAAACGGCGCAAAAGAGGATACAAAAAAAGAACCTTTCAGATTTTATTTAGGTAATATCCAGGTGTCGGGCGGCCAAATTAATTTTTTTGATTTACCTAAGAACAAGCAGCATAAAGCTTCAGATATTTCTTTTGCTCTTCTGTTTTTATCCAATATGAAAAAAAGTGACGATATATTTGTGCAACCGTATTTCAGGGCAAACATAAATGGCACTGCCCTTGTAATCGAAGGCAAATCAAAACCATTTGCCGGAAGTCTTGAAACTGTTTTTAATATCAATCTAAAAGGGATCGAGATCCCATACTATATGGATTATCTGCCGAAGGAAATAGAGGTTAAGATACCATCGGGAACTCTTGATGCTCAGGCAAACATTGAATATATCCAGCCTCGGGACAAATCACCTGCTTTTCATGTTTCAGGCACATTAGGGCTAAACAACCTCAAAATTTATGATACAAAAGATCTCCCGCTTATCTTTATTTCCGGTCTTTCTATCAAAATTGCCGACATTGCGTTTCCTGAAAGAAATGCACATCTGTCCGGCATTGATATTACAAACCCTGAATTATATATCAGGCGTGATAAATCAGGTGAGATAAATTTAAATGCTATTATACGGAAAATAAACGCTCAGGAAACAGAAGCGAAAACTGAAAGCCAACCGTTTCCAATTCAAATAGATCAGGTTAAGCTTAAATCCGGCAACTTATACTTCTTGGATGAGTCAACTTCAGACCCTGTTAATCTTGCAGCCGATAATCTGAACATAAGCGCTCATAACATAGATACAACAAAGGGCGGTATGGCAGAGCTTTCCTGCAGGTTGAACAAGAAGGGTATGATTTCAACAAAGGCAATATTTGCAATAGACCCATTAAAATGTGATTCCGAGATAAGTATTGAAGGAATGGAACCGGCATGGGTGCAGTCCTATTTCACCGATCAGATACGCGTAATTGTGACAAAAGGGCGTGTATCAACCAAAGGCACTTTTACAATGAAACAGGACAATATGAAACATCCGCAAATTTCATATAAAGGAAGTGCCGTACTTTCTGATTTTGCTTCTGTAGACAAAGAGAATAAGGATGACTTTTTCAAAATAAATACGCTTAACTTCAATACTCTTGATGCAGGCTTTAACCCGACCTATGTTGATATTAAAGAAATTTCACTGAATGATTTTTTCGCAGGCATTGTCGTAAATGCTGATGGTAAGCTCAACTTAAACAATGTGGTTAAACAGGATCAGAATAGTACTATACCCAGGAAAGAGGAGAACAATAAAAGCATTGAAAAAATACGGATCGGCAAAGTTTCGGTCAACAACGGTAACATCAGGTTTGTTGACAGGAGCATCAACCCAAATTATTCAACGGAACTTGTAAATATCAAAGGATCAATTACAGGGCTGACGTCGCTGGAAACTGAAGCTGCAAAGGTTGAATTGTCAGGCAAGCTTGATAATACTTCTCCTTTGTCGATCACAGGCAGCATAAATCCGCTAAAGGATGATCTTTTTGTGGATTTGCATACAAGTTTTAAAGACATAGATTTAAGTTCAGAGTCGCCTTATTCCGGAAAATATATGGGGTATACAATAAACAAAGGCAAACTCTCTCTTGATCTGAAATACCTTATTAATAAAAAGAAACTCGATTCGCAAAATGATGTTTTTATCGATCAGTTTACTTTCGGCAATTCTGTTGACAGCCCGGATGCTACCAGTTTGCCTGTTAGCCTTGCAGTTTCCCTGCTAAAAGACTATCAAGGCAAAATAAATCTCAAATTGCCTGTTTCAGGAAGAACTGATGACCCGGAATTCAGCGTATGGAAAGTTATCGTTAAAATGCTTGTCAATCTTGTTGGAAAGGCTGCAACTTCTCCTTTTTCACTTCTTACTTCATTATATCCCGGCGCAGATCAGCTAAGCAATGTGAACTTTGATTTTGGAACGGCTGATCTTTCCCCACAGAGTGAAGACAAGCTGCAACTTCTCCAAAAGATATTAACGGACAAACCGTTAGTGTCCCTTGAGGTAAAGGGATATGCCGACAAGGATAAAGATCGGCAGGCTATTATTCAATATTTATTTGAAAAGAAAAAGTTAAGCATTGATCATATACAGGTAACAGAGAGTGATCTGAAATTTCTTGCGGAACAACGTGCCAGGCAGGTGAAAAATTTTCTGCAAAAATCACAGCAGATCAACCCTGAAAGAATATTTTTAGTTGAAGCTGAGTTAATTTCTAAAGAAAAATCCGAAGGTGCTGGAGCTGCGTATGTAGGACTTAATCTTAAATAG
- a CDS encoding YihY family inner membrane protein: MKGLLKKAAGIIDFIREDVWRIRIKDLNIIKRFILKGLRIIIIAAKEFVYDKCPLRASALTYYSLLSVVPVAAMAFAIAKGFRLQKLLEEQLMEKFSGQEVMVMQILEFSNNMLKNTKGGVIAGVGVVVLLWAVINVLSQIEDTFNDISGVKKSRSFGRKFSDYLSLFMFGPLLLIMSSSAMVLISTNLPQITQKIAILGIFTPLVAITIKMLPYCFIWVLFTFIYIFMPNQKVPFASGLIAGIVAGTIFVVIQKFYIFFQVGVSKYNTIYGSFAALPLFLLWLQLSWFIMLFGAEISFAHQNVDAYEFEPDRKNISPLFRKLLSLQISHMLVMNFIQGEKPVTVNQICNTLDIPIRLVQEILNDLIACGLISDTTSEGNCGTAYQPARDINDFSVSFIINALENNGIDTIPTARTDSFNSLSKRLKTFAETIEKSPSNTLLKNI; this comes from the coding sequence ATGAAAGGTCTGTTGAAAAAGGCTGCTGGAATTATTGATTTTATAAGAGAAGATGTATGGAGAATACGTATAAAGGATCTTAACATTATAAAGCGTTTTATTCTCAAAGGATTAAGAATCATCATTATCGCAGCAAAAGAATTTGTTTATGACAAATGTCCGCTTCGAGCCTCCGCCCTTACTTATTACTCGCTTCTTTCCGTAGTTCCGGTTGCAGCAATGGCATTTGCTATTGCCAAGGGATTCAGATTACAAAAACTTCTTGAAGAACAGCTTATGGAAAAGTTTTCCGGTCAGGAAGTAATGGTAATGCAGATATTGGAATTCTCCAATAATATGCTTAAAAATACCAAGGGTGGAGTTATAGCCGGTGTGGGTGTGGTAGTACTTCTATGGGCTGTTATAAATGTTTTAAGTCAGATAGAAGACACCTTTAATGATATCTCAGGAGTTAAAAAGTCTCGTTCTTTTGGAAGAAAATTCAGTGATTATCTTTCTTTATTTATGTTTGGTCCTCTTCTTTTAATCATGTCAAGCAGTGCAATGGTATTGATTTCTACAAATCTTCCACAGATAACACAAAAAATAGCTATACTGGGCATATTCACTCCGCTTGTTGCAATTACTATAAAAATGCTTCCATATTGTTTTATATGGGTACTTTTCACTTTTATTTATATCTTCATGCCTAATCAAAAGGTGCCTTTTGCTTCCGGTCTTATTGCAGGGATTGTTGCAGGAACAATTTTTGTTGTTATCCAAAAGTTTTATATATTTTTCCAGGTTGGAGTATCAAAATACAATACCATCTACGGCAGTTTTGCGGCGCTTCCCTTGTTCTTGCTATGGCTGCAGCTAAGCTGGTTTATAATGCTTTTCGGTGCCGAGATATCTTTTGCACACCAAAATGTAGATGCCTATGAGTTTGAGCCGGACAGAAAAAATATCAGTCCTTTATTCAGAAAACTATTAAGCCTGCAGATCAGCCATATGCTTGTAATGAATTTCATTCAGGGTGAAAAGCCCGTAACAGTTAACCAAATATGTAATACTCTCGATATCCCTATCCGGCTTGTTCAGGAAATTTTAAATGATCTTATTGCTTGCGGTCTGATATCTGATACTACTTCAGAAGGCAATTGCGGAACCGCTTATCAGCCTGCCCGCGATATAAACGACTTTTCCGTTTCTTTTATTATTAATGCTCTCGAAAATAACGGCATTGATACAATTCCAACTGCACGTACGGATTCCTTTAATTCTCTATCCAAAAGATTGAAAACTTTCGCTGAAACCATAGAAAAATCGCCATCAAACACTTTGCTGAAAAATATTTAA
- the gltX gene encoding glutamate--tRNA ligase: MDTVITRFPPSPTGYLHVGGARTALFNWLYARHMKGRFVLRIEDTDAQRSTQASVDAIFEAMEWLGIDWDEGPYFQSKRFDIYLEYIQKLIDSKNAYYCTCSPEKLDEMRAAAMASGKKPKYDGTCRDKGLGKTDNAVVRIKAPLDGTTVVRDVIKNNIVFQNTELDDFIICRSDGTPTYNLAVVVDDITMSINTIIRGDDHVNNTPKQIIIYNALGHPLPTFGHVPMVLGSDRTRLSKRHGAMSVTEYKDMGYLPDAFINYIARLGWSYGDQEFFERDELIEKFSLENIGRSAGIFDINKLLALNAEHIKLAEPKKIISHLAPFLNNLGFEIKEVPFIEGVIKTLNARSKTLKEMAESAEFYFQDTISYQQDAASKFLTSDFLEILKTLIALLEPLGSFDEKNLENVFLKVMEQTGLKLGKIAQPVRVALTGKTISPGIFEILNVLGKEKSLERLKRAALFIENKKS, from the coding sequence ATGGATACCGTTATTACCCGCTTTCCGCCAAGTCCTACAGGTTATTTGCATGTGGGCGGCGCCAGAACCGCTTTGTTTAACTGGCTTTATGCGCGTCATATGAAAGGGCGCTTTGTATTAAGAATCGAAGACACAGATGCCCAGCGCTCAACACAAGCTTCTGTTGATGCAATATTTGAAGCAATGGAATGGCTTGGCATTGACTGGGATGAAGGCCCCTACTTTCAATCTAAACGATTTGATATTTATCTGGAATATATACAAAAGCTGATTGACTCAAAGAATGCATACTATTGCACATGCTCGCCTGAAAAACTAGATGAAATGCGAGCGGCCGCTATGGCAAGCGGTAAAAAGCCTAAATATGACGGCACATGCAGGGATAAAGGCTTGGGGAAAACTGATAATGCCGTTGTCCGCATAAAGGCTCCTCTTGATGGTACAACTGTTGTGCGTGATGTCATAAAAAACAATATCGTTTTTCAGAACACTGAACTTGATGATTTTATAATCTGTAGAAGTGATGGAACTCCTACATACAATCTTGCTGTAGTTGTAGATGATATAACTATGTCCATTAATACTATAATCAGGGGCGATGACCATGTCAACAATACGCCAAAGCAGATAATTATATACAATGCTCTCGGGCATCCTCTGCCAACTTTCGGTCATGTTCCAATGGTGCTGGGAAGCGATAGAACCCGTTTGAGCAAACGGCATGGTGCCATGTCTGTAACCGAATACAAAGATATGGGATATTTGCCTGATGCTTTCATCAATTATATTGCAAGGCTTGGCTGGTCTTACGGCGATCAGGAATTTTTTGAAAGAGACGAGCTGATAGAAAAATTTTCGCTTGAAAATATAGGAAGATCGGCAGGGATTTTTGATATAAATAAGCTTCTTGCTTTAAATGCGGAGCATATAAAATTAGCCGAGCCCAAAAAAATTATAAGTCATCTTGCCCCGTTTCTAAATAATCTTGGGTTTGAAATCAAAGAAGTACCTTTTATAGAAGGTGTAATAAAAACGCTTAATGCCCGAAGCAAAACTTTAAAAGAAATGGCTGAAAGCGCAGAGTTTTATTTTCAGGATACGATTTCATATCAGCAGGATGCGGCCTCAAAATTTTTAACATCCGATTTTCTTGAAATTCTCAAAACACTTATTGCATTACTTGAGCCTCTTGGATCATTTGATGAAAAAAACCTTGAAAACGTTTTTCTTAAAGTTATGGAACAAACCGGGCTAAAACTCGGAAAAATTGCACAGCCGGTTCGAGTAGCTTTAACCGGAAAGACAATCAGCCCCGGAATTTTTGAAATCTTAAATGTTCTTGGAAAAGAGAAATCTCTTGAAAGGTTAAAAAGGGCAGCATTGTTTATTGAGAATAAAAAAAGCTGA
- a CDS encoding DUF502 domain-containing protein → MERFKSFFKTSLIGGITVILPMFIFVMVTKWLFVWVTDIIRPITSLVVTQSHLSQFIADALIIALIIISCFIIGVIVKTKAGQYIHTRLEKRMLRVAPGYSVIKETVMQLVGKKFPFSEVVLVRIYENSSLLTGFITDTHKDGIYTVFIPTSPNPTSGYIYHLKSEFVYHVDISVEEAMRTILTCGTGSGKIIDSYLKQIAEK, encoded by the coding sequence ATGGAAAGATTTAAATCCTTTTTTAAAACATCTCTTATCGGTGGAATTACGGTTATTCTTCCCATGTTCATTTTCGTGATGGTAACAAAATGGCTGTTTGTCTGGGTTACAGATATTATACGGCCCATCACAAGTCTTGTTGTTACGCAATCTCATCTCAGCCAGTTTATTGCCGATGCGCTTATTATTGCTCTTATTATAATAAGTTGTTTCATTATTGGAGTTATTGTTAAAACTAAAGCAGGGCAATACATACATACACGTCTTGAGAAACGTATGCTCAGGGTTGCACCAGGTTATTCTGTTATCAAGGAAACCGTAATGCAGTTAGTAGGGAAAAAGTTTCCTTTCTCTGAAGTTGTTCTTGTGAGAATCTATGAAAACAGCTCTCTCTTAACAGGTTTTATAACAGATACGCATAAGGATGGAATTTATACAGTCTTTATTCCGACATCTCCAAACCCTACATCCGGTTATATATATCATCTTAAAAGTGAATTCGTTTATCACGTTGATATTTCAGTAGAAGAGGCTATGAGAACCATACTTACCTGCGGAACAGGTTCGGGGAAAATTATAGACTCATATCTAAAGCAAATTGCTGAAAAATAA
- a CDS encoding pyridoxine 5'-phosphate synthase has protein sequence MAGLAVNVDHVATLRKARENVSYPAPVYAAVLAELAGADGIVIHLREDRRHIQDNDLKILRNIVQTKLILEMAATSEMIEIALSVKPDVVTFVPEKRSELTTEGGLNLLIHANAISECVATLQNAGIPVSIFIDPEPEQVKLAHKIHASMVELHTGSFVEAKTKTKKEKVLSDIRNCAILANKLKMKVNAGHGLCYQSIKAFKGINEISEFSIGHSIIARAVMVGMERAVKDMIALIKDLR, from the coding sequence ATGGCCGGACTTGCCGTAAATGTAGATCATGTAGCCACACTCAGAAAAGCTAGAGAAAATGTAAGTTACCCTGCCCCGGTTTACGCAGCGGTGCTGGCTGAACTTGCCGGTGCTGACGGAATTGTAATTCATCTTAGAGAAGATCGGCGTCATATACAGGATAATGACTTAAAAATATTAAGAAATATAGTTCAGACAAAACTTATACTGGAAATGGCCGCTACTTCTGAAATGATAGAAATAGCTCTTAGTGTAAAACCTGATGTAGTTACATTTGTTCCGGAAAAACGTAGCGAATTAACAACAGAAGGAGGGCTTAATCTTTTAATTCACGCCAATGCAATTTCAGAATGTGTAGCAACTCTTCAAAATGCCGGAATCCCTGTCAGTATTTTTATCGACCCGGAACCCGAACAGGTTAAACTGGCACATAAAATCCATGCTTCTATGGTTGAACTTCATACCGGCTCTTTTGTTGAGGCTAAAACAAAGACAAAAAAAGAAAAAGTGCTTTCCGATATACGCAATTGCGCTATACTGGCAAATAAGCTGAAAATGAAAGTAAATGCAGGACATGGTTTATGTTATCAAAGCATAAAAGCCTTTAAGGGCATAAATGAAATCAGTGAATTCAGCATTGGCCACAGCATTATAGCAAGAGCCGTTATGGTTGGCATGGAAAGAGCCGTGAAAGATATGATAGCTCTTATTAAAGATTTAAGATGA
- a CDS encoding N-acyl homoserine lactonase family protein — MKEYTIHPCAVGINETDQGIMTYLRDYGKRILLPVYMFYIKGGDKNIIVDTGLEQFVVSEETEKKCGFKVLEFESALESFNLTPEEIDIIIHTHLHNDHCENDYKCKNAVVYVQKAELDFFKNPHPIDHRYYPDVLDDVNVVEIEGDVKIEDGIEVIFSPGHTVGGQSVSINTAKGRAVITGFCCNEKNFPEKGPAICPGVHIDVIKAYESAQKIKNLADILIPLHDISIGRQKQIP; from the coding sequence ATGAAAGAATATACAATACATCCGTGTGCGGTGGGTATAAATGAAACAGACCAGGGAATTATGACCTACCTTCGTGACTATGGGAAAAGAATACTTCTTCCCGTTTATATGTTTTATATTAAAGGTGGAGATAAAAATATCATAGTCGATACTGGCCTGGAACAGTTTGTCGTATCGGAAGAAACCGAAAAAAAATGTGGATTCAAAGTATTAGAGTTTGAATCTGCGCTTGAATCTTTTAATCTTACACCTGAAGAGATTGATATAATAATTCATACCCATCTTCATAATGATCATTGCGAAAATGATTATAAATGTAAAAATGCCGTTGTATATGTGCAAAAAGCCGAACTGGACTTTTTCAAAAACCCTCATCCTATAGATCACAGATATTATCCTGATGTTCTCGATGATGTTAATGTCGTTGAAATAGAAGGAGATGTTAAAATAGAAGACGGAATTGAAGTAATTTTTTCACCAGGTCATACGGTAGGAGGACAGTCAGTTTCTATTAACACTGCAAAAGGAAGAGCTGTTATTACAGGCTTTTGCTGCAATGAAAAAAACTTTCCTGAAAAAGGGCCTGCAATATGTCCAGGTGTTCACATTGATGTTATTAAAGCCTATGAGTCTGCGCAGAAAATAAAAAATCTGGCTGATATTTTAATACCTCTTCATGATATTTCAATAGGAAGACAAAAACAGATTCCTTGA
- a CDS encoding universal stress protein, with translation MEFKKILFPIDFSEASPKIVPYVTEMADKFNSEIHVLFVARAFQYFTSIYVPHPSVDLFESAIVDGGRKSIEEFTEKYFKEPEKIKISIVNGDAAEEIINYINEKDIDLLIMGTHGRKGIDKLIFGSVAEKVTKTTPIPMMLIKPYKAKKMID, from the coding sequence ATGGAATTTAAAAAAATTTTATTCCCCATTGATTTTTCAGAAGCATCTCCAAAAATTGTTCCTTATGTAACAGAAATGGCAGATAAATTTAATTCTGAAATTCACGTTTTGTTTGTTGCACGAGCTTTTCAATATTTTACCAGCATATATGTGCCACATCCTTCCGTTGATCTTTTTGAAAGTGCTATTGTTGACGGAGGCAGGAAAAGTATTGAGGAATTTACAGAAAAATATTTCAAAGAGCCTGAAAAAATTAAAATTTCTATTGTAAATGGTGATGCAGCGGAAGAAATTATTAATTACATAAATGAAAAAGATATAGACCTGCTCATAATGGGTACTCATGGAAGAAAAGGTATCGATAAATTAATTTTTGGGTCTGTTGCCGAAAAAGTGACAAAAACCACACCAATTCCAATGATGTTGATAAAACCATATAAAGCAAAAAAAATGATAGATTAG